The sequence AGCTCAGTAGCACATGCTCTTGTCATGCCTGAAAACACAAAGCCTGGATTTATATCATCAACTGTCCCTTCTGCACATCTGTATGTTATGACACGGATGGAGCAAACATGTCTGAAACTTCTCAAAGACAAAACAACCTGACGGTAAAGCTCACAGTTATCTGACAAGTTCTCTAGAATGGCCTGTGTCTTGAAGTTCTGACTCTGAATGGCCCACATAAACAGGATCTCATTTAGATCAGGGTCTGCTGTACTCAAAAGAGACTGCAAGTTGGGTACTTCTAAGACTGAGCTTTCTGTTAAATCAGGTGGAGGGACAAATACTGATTTTGGGTGCAAGCATTTCCTCAAACCTTTGGCTATCCCCAAAGTGTCCTCAAAAACCAAAGTCTTGATTTTAGTGGAATAACCACCCTCAGCGTCAATTGCTATCCTTTGGTTATGAAAGAAACACGATTTCCTGATATGCGCTTGCTTTTCCAGAAAATTAATTCTGGCGTCTTTTAGTTCGATCAACACGTGTCCATCTTTGTCAGTGAAACAACCGCAAACCTCAAAGTAGTCTGACGTGTCTTTGGTCTGTCTCACATAAATAAACATCTCTTTATTTGGAGGTGCAGATATAACCATACTACCAATTGCAGAAGGAAATCCAGGTCGGCTAGTGCTAGAGGCTGATGTTAAAACTGAGGACATTTGCAAAAAGCAATCCAAGACCACAGGGTGCAAGCAGTATTCATAGAGATGGTTGAGTAATTCCTCTGGAATCCTAATGCTGGTGACTGCCTCCTTGAATTCGTGCCCATAATGAACATCACCAAGCTGTCTGAAAGTAGGTCCATACTCGAATCCTACTTCATTGAGAGTGTTGTATACATCACTGCTTTTAATTATAGATGGGCATCTCTTTAACACTGTGTTAAGGTCAATGGTTCGCTGTTCTATGATGGCTGGCCCCCCTACGTGGATAATACTACCTGATGCATGCACAGTGTTAGTGGACTGTATCTGAAATGAGGTTTTGTCTGTGGCTGTCTCAAGCATTAAGGTAAGAGGAGGACAGTTCTTGGTTAGAATGAACAAACTTTGAAAATTGATGGAGATCTGTATTGAGGACAAAGGCACTTTTGGGACAACAGTTTCCATTACAGATGCAAAAGCCAGTTCAACATATAACGCACCTGGGGCGATTGCTATACCATTACTTTTGTGTTCCCAAAGGTAGGAGGTGGTACCTGCTGACAGGTTGCACTTGACCACTTTGCTGTCATGTTTGCTTGGTCTTATCAGTGGATGTGGACAGTTTGAGATTGTCTCACTACCCCTTCTTACGTCCTCAAAATACACCTCATTCTTTTGACACTCAAATTGGTATCTTGGGAAATGAATGGGATGTGTTTCAAACCCTCTGTAGAACTGGTTCCAGTTCACATCGCTTCCCAGCTCAAACAGTTTTGATACAGCACAGAGCATTGTCTCGTGATCTTTATCTGGCTGCACAGAAGGAAGAACTGTAGTGTCATTACCCAGGATCTCCATGATGTTCCTCTGGAGAGCCCGTCTTGGACCGATTTCCACGAAGACTGTGTTCGTCTTGTTTTTGGAAACTGATTTAATcgctttttcaaatgcaactGGCTTTCGGATGTTTCTCGCCCAGTATTCACCTGTTACAAAGTCCCCTTGATGACACATCTCTCCTGTTACTGTGGAAACCATCTCACACTCCATTTTATTTGGGGTCAAATATCCAATACTGTCTTTGATCTGGCCAAGTATAGGATCCATCATATGACTATGGTAGGCAGCAGGAACATCCAAGACATGAAGGAATAAGTTCTTGCTCTTAAATGAAGACTGAAGCTTTTGGTGCATGTGGTCGACAGCTTCTTTGTCACCAGACAGAACACATGACATAGGACTGTTCACAGCCGCAAGACAAATCTTCCCTGTATACGCAGGCAGAATTTTCACAACGTCTGTGGTGGCTAGGTTACCAATGACAAGCATCTTTCCACCCGTCACTTTGCTCTGCAGAGCGCTGCGATAGTAGATTATCTTCACTGCATCCTGAAGAGAAAGCAGACCAGAGCAATGGGCTGCGGCAACTTCTCCCAcagagtgtccaacaacaacaTCTGGTTTGATGCCCCAGTGCTTAAAAAGGTGAACAGTGGCAACCTGGATTGCAAAAAGAAGCGGCTGGACGACATCTGGTTTTGAGAAATCTTCGTTGTCGTAGTTTTTTGCGATTTTTTGCAAAATACTAGTGCATCTGAACTTCTTAAAATGGTTTTCCACTTCTTTGACTTTGTCCCTAAAGATAGGTTCCTCTTTCAGTAGCTGCGTACACATTCCTCTGTAGGTAACACCATTCCCGCAAAATACAAATGCTAACTTCAGGTCTTGCTTTGTTTGCACTAAATTCTTGTTCCTGATGGATCCGAGTAAAGCTTTTAACTCTGACAGCGACGTTGCAGCAAAAACCTTCCTAAATTTGTGTCTCTTGTGGCTTCTTCTGCAAGCGGTTGTATAAGCGAGAGCTTGTAGATCAACTGTGTCATCAACAGAAATCCTCTGGTAAGTGTCATCTATGCACATTTGAAGAGATTTTTCCGTAGCTGCAGACAACGGAAACAGTTTTAGAGGCTGAAAAGTGTTGATGTCAGAGACTGTCGAAGTCACATACTCTTGGATAATAGCGTGAGCATTAGTGCCACCAAACCCAAAACTGTTTAAACCAGCCATCCTTATCCTGGAGCCACTATAAGGCCATTTCTCCGATCTGGTGGGGATTTTAAGGTTGAGAGCATTAGTGTCTATGCTGGAATTGTCGGGTGAGTAGAATACAGAGGGGACGATGGTTTCATGCTTCATCATCAACAGAATCTTTATGAGTCCTGCCACGCCAGCTGCAGATTCTGTATGCCCAATGTTACTCTTGACGGAGCCAATACAAACAGGCCCTGAGCTTAAAGGtcttgctttggcaatgatgtTTGAGATACTTGTGGCTTCAACTGGATCTCCTACTGGGGTTCCGGTTCCATGAGCTTCTATGTATTGGACATTTGCAAGGTAATTCTCAGAAGAGTAGATCATGCTCAGTAGAGCCTCCTGCTGGCTCATCGAGGGTTTGGTGATTGGTGTAACAGTGTGGCCATCTTGGTTAACTGCAGTCTTGCTGACAATGCCCCAGATGTGATCTAAATCCTCAAGTGCCTAAAAGCAAACACAGATTGCACCAGCTTAGTTTTAAGGAACACAGACAGCACACATTTAGAGATGTAACTCAAAATAATAGTAtggaaattacaaaaaagtaaatatctACCTTTTTCAAAGGCTTTAGTAGGACTATACCACATCCCTCCCCTCTGCCATAGCCGTCTGCTGTGCGGCAAAATGGTTTGCTCGTGCCATCAGGTGAGATCATCTTCGCTTTGCTGAGGGCCACGAAGACTCGAGGCTCAAGGATGCAGCTCACTCCTCCACACAAAGCCATCTCACAGTCTCCTGGAGATAAGGAACAAGATGGCTACCACTTTAATATATAGTACTACACAGCTGCTGAGGTCTCCTACCTTAACATCTATATCACTGTGAAAGTGTTAGATATGTCTAAAGTGTTGAAATACTTAAGGGGACATTGTATTCGGTGTTACCTTGTCTGATGGCTTGACATGCCGAATGAAGAGCCACTAGGGACGAAGAACATGCACTGTCAATAGCAAAAGAGGGTCCGGTCAGGTTGAAATTGTAAGAGATTCTGTTGGCAGCGATACTCATGGCTGTTCCTGTACCATTGTAGTGGGTTATAGTGCTAGGACTGTTGTTCAAAAGCGTCTCATAATCCCTGTTCATAAGTCCTGAAACCAAACACAACACATTGTTTCAATATGGAAAAAGCAGCAGATTTTGCAATGACATTTGCTTGCTTTGTATATATTACCAATGTAAACTCCTGTTCTGGTTCCGCTCACTTTTTCCAAGGGCATCCCAGCGTCCTCTAAAGCTCGGTACGCACACTGCAGCAACAGTTTTTGCTGAGGGTCCATGTAATTCGCTTCAGCCTCATTGATGCCGAAGAACTTGTGATCAAATTCATTGAATCTGGAAAACAGTATGCGAACTCATTCgttaatagtttttttatttaggaatgacaaacattatatttcTCAAATTCTTTGTGATGAACTGATGATTCTTACCCTTCGATGAGAGCAGCTTtggttgtttgtgtttttcctggTTTGCTCTCATCAGGATGAAACCAATCTGACTTCTTAAATCTCTTATCTGGGATGTCCACGACGCAGTTCCTTCCCTCCACAAGAACTTTCCAGAAATGTTCAACACTTTCACCTGTGAAAGCAAAAAACTCTTGTACACATACacatcatatttataaaaatatgtaagaatttaaaaaatatatactttaccTCCTGGGAAATTACATCCAATGCCAATGACTGCAATGTCTTCATCCATTTTGTCAATTTCTTTCAATTATAAtaggttaaaacaacaaatgatGAGATCCAGTAAAGCATCTGTGAGGTCTGGACTGCTCATGGTTGTGTCTAGCATTAATCTGAGTTCTCCACAGTGTTTAGGTGTTTTTAAAACCTTTCATGGCTGAAAACCAATGAGAAcaatttctttaaaacaaaaggTCTTTAGATGCAGTTCTTCCTCTGAGAGTAACCAGTAATTGAGGTGGTTTGAAACAAAAGCCTGTAATTGAGGGCTTGAGTAAAGATGCACAAACACTGACTGCAATTTCCTTCACTGGATACAACAAAGCTTTGTCTCAGAGCTAAATTCATGATTGTCTTAAATTGGCATCCCTGAAGGCCTATAGTAAACGAGTGAGCAGCCTGAATCTGAGTGTGTTTAGACCATCAATTAGAAACAGGATAAGTGATGGTTATCTCAGTTTACTTTGTGTTCCTGATACCCACGATTTTTAGACTAAAGCACATCTTTAGAGTCTTTGAAAAGGGACACACTGAATTATACCAAATACATTTCAGTGTCTCCGTTAAAAGTCTTACAGTAATAAAGCACAAGGGATTTTTGAATaaggtttatttatttgtgttttatccCATTTCAATCTTGATTGGGAGGTACACATtttgaaaagaaacaaacaaacacacacatatacagtgtgtatatatatatatacctgtatacAGGGGTCACCTGAGTGAGACACATACAAACAATTGTGCCGGGAAAAAACTTTCAGCCACAATTTTTAAAGGATTTCCAAATACATAACTTAAGAAAAACGTACAGTTCTGTGTTCAGCCCATTGCTCAGATTCTCACATAAAGATAATTTTTCTATATCTGTACAGTAGATCTGAAAAAGAATACTGGCATTCTGCTGTCACATTAAAAATTGGCTTGTGTGTAAAGTTGCACTGAAGCCTCTGTGCATTGTGGTTTGGTTTAAAAATGTCCCATTTTTAAGTTACAAATTGCTTTATTCAAAGAATGATATTTATCtcgataaataaataaaaaatttgaggtgaacatttttgaaaatcatAAAGTCCGATTTTATGCTTTAGTGTCATCAGAGGAAATAACTGCTCATATAGGCATACTGTTGGCTTCCATCTACCATATCAAAttaatgtaaatgatgaaaacccTTTACGCCAATGAGATGGCTAAAGGTAAAAcgacaatattttattaaaaattcactTCAAGAAACTATCGTCTAAGATTAATTTACAAACAAGTATGACAGTGTCTTTTAATGTTTCATCATCTGAGTGTTTTTCCCTCCAGGATCATCTGGATTTCTTTAGCATCTAGAGTCTCATAAGACAGGAGAGCATCAGCCAGCAGCTTGTGTTCTTTGCTGTAGGTCTTAAGTAGCTTTGTTGCTCTTTCATATGCACCCTGACAGAGAAAAACAGGAAACCTTATTGTCACAATACAGTATCTGTCAATATTACTGCAAACACTACAAGTGGAGCGGGACACACACCTGCAACAGTACCCTGACTTCCTGTTCCACAGCGGCCCGTGTCTCTGGACTGTAGTTTGTAAGGTCACTGTAGGTCATAACCCCCAGCTGTCCAAAGCAAAAAGAGTGGAGTGAACTGCAGATACATATAATCAGCAAAGGCTTCaagttgcaaaaaaaaaaaaaagaggggTGGAAGTGAGTTATGAATGTAGGTTAGATCCAGCATGTGCAGTGTTTATTTTTCAAGAGGTTGAGTATGAAGCTGAAGAAGGGATTAGGATGAAACCCAGATTTAAGTCTGGAATGTGAGAGCTCACACAACATTTACATGGGTTTTAACACGTGGAAGGACTCAAACAAACTGCATCGCATGTAACAAAGATCAaccttttaaaaatgtcaattgtATTTTTTCTACAATCTCCTCTGTGTGAAAATGTATAGCAGCTTTGCAATGCACATGctataaaaaaagttaattgaATATAATAGAGGGTGaatcaaaacatttgttttacatcATCACATAAAATGACAATGAATCACATCCAAGATTCTCAATACATgtaagaaatgtaataaaaaaaattcaaattagtataaaatgtcacaaaaccaaaaagtgaaaaaataacaatggttaaataatatgtttttttcatgCAAAACATGCTTTAAAACGTTATGGAAAATATAATTTAACGTTTTTTTCTGATTT comes from Triplophysa rosa linkage group LG23, Trosa_1v2, whole genome shotgun sequence and encodes:
- the pks1 gene encoding uncharacterized protein pks1 codes for the protein MDEDIAVIGIGCNFPGGESVEHFWKVLVEGRNCVVDIPDKRFKKSDWFHPDESKPGKTQTTKAALIEGFNEFDHKFFGINEAEANYMDPQQKLLLQCAYRALEDAGMPLEKVSGTRTGVYIGLMNRDYETLLNNSPSTITHYNGTGTAMSIAANRISYNFNLTGPSFAIDSACSSSLVALHSACQAIRQGDCEMALCGGVSCILEPRVFVALSKAKMISPDGTSKPFCRTADGYGRGEGCGIVLLKPLKKALEDLDHIWGIVSKTAVNQDGHTVTPITKPSMSQQEALLSMIYSSENYLANVQYIEAHGTGTPVGDPVEATSISNIIAKARPLSSGPVCIGSVKSNIGHTESAAGVAGLIKILLMMKHETIVPSVFYSPDNSSIDTNALNLKIPTRSEKWPYSGSRIRMAGLNSFGFGGTNAHAIIQEYVTSTVSDINTFQPLKLFPLSAATEKSLQMCIDDTYQRISVDDTVDLQALAYTTACRRSHKRHKFRKVFAATSLSELKALLGSIRNKNLVQTKQDLKLAFVFCGNGVTYRGMCTQLLKEEPIFRDKVKEVENHFKKFRCTSILQKIAKNYDNEDFSKPDVVQPLLFAIQVATVHLFKHWGIKPDVVVGHSVGEVAAAHCSGLLSLQDAVKIIYYRSALQSKVTGGKMLVIGNLATTDVVKILPAYTGKICLAAVNSPMSCVLSGDKEAVDHMHQKLQSSFKSKNLFLHVLDVPAAYHSHMMDPILGQIKDSIGYLTPNKMECEMVSTVTGEMCHQGDFVTGEYWARNIRKPVAFEKAIKSVSKNKTNTVFVEIGPRRALQRNIMEILGNDTTVLPSVQPDKDHETMLCAVSKLFELGSDVNWNQFYRGFETHPIHFPRYQFECQKNEVYFEDVRRGSETISNCPHPLIRPSKHDSKVVKCNLSAGTTSYLWEHKSNGIAIAPGALYVELAFASVMETVVPKVPLSSIQISINFQSLFILTKNCPPLTLMLETATDKTSFQIQSTNTVHASGSIIHVGGPAIIEQRTIDLNTVLKRCPSIIKSSDVYNTLNEVGFEYGPTFRQLGDVHYGHEFKEAVTSIRIPEELLNHLYEYCLHPVVLDCFLQMSSVLTSASSTSRPGFPSAIGSMVISAPPNKEMFIYVRQTKDTSDYFEVCGCFTDKDGHVLIELKDARINFLEKQAHIRKSCFFHNQRIAIDAEGGYSTKIKTLVFEDTLGIAKGLRKCLHPKSVFVPPPDLTESSVLEVPNLQSLLSTADPDLNEILFMWAIQSQNFKTQAILENLSDNCELYRQVVLSLRSFRHVCSIRVITYRCAEGTVDDINPGFVFSGMTRACATELSDVSFQLIDLSSASREDIDALAHVLNSNKSNECPEVFINKGKVYTSMITQTPISAVQRAEVESKPLWFQDFTLQTAEPYKVTGLSALPLDSSVGAIERRCIEVRLHKICVHSSDYFPVSTSELNFGRTMYWNKHTSHNHSLLALDFSGTVTAVGKDVSKLKVGDHVICCYPMKATSKVVLPEAVCFKIKRLPFLKDVPCVSYLVLIWEIMHCSILKIKQPKRLCVLSTVHDSALVKILKLIANKSGWSVEAELAQNAKKCNLLVLLPPYDHSHLTEISRVYNADSIVVVCDHRQPRCSSLDVIQNSETTCIQTLEMSKIFQKSRLKAHGALIQKWLKGMHLHKVWPSIQNSTFQRVSSENMSTQHSESYFDAKTLNLLTLGGDDSTSKMSAIPLLPRIKQMFSKGGVYVVSGGLSGLGFETVKFIAHRGGGCIVTLSRSTPSEKIREDISALQRRYGVRILNLQCDVSVSDQVTKAIPVIGQHFSSCPIRGVFHSAAVLHDGLLETLDRSLFHKVLQPKVCGAINLHHATLHSSTLDYFVCYSSISSFIGNAAQANYAAANSFLDTFCHYRRNVGLAGQSINWGPLRLGLLENKDHFQQFLETKGLITMSVSEIHDALEQCLIANNIQQVICKFNFRNLKNHVLSQNASLKFRLSALVEEGLKSEIVESFRVDVCSSVVDSVRRILTEICGVDADDIGDETALVTLGMDSMLAMTMQNRLFQETGVNIPLVAILDPNSTLSSLTTLIKQSNVEDCDVDVLL